Part of the Capsicum annuum cultivar UCD-10X-F1 chromosome 12, UCD10Xv1.1, whole genome shotgun sequence genome is shown below.
CATACGATGTATTATGAAACAACAATATAAAATGGGATCTGGGAAAGTTAAAGTGTATGCAGTCTATGCCACTACCTCATAGGTGAAGTAGAAAGCTTGTTTTCGATAGATCCTAGCTCGATATATTATCAAAcgatatactccctccatttaaaaaagtaTGACCCATTTTGACTTAATACTAAAAGTTTAAGGAAATAAAGTAGACTTTTgtatcttgtggtcttaaatatgtcacgtgaaaagttgaaattaaagtatttccAAAACAGGGaagagattatttttttaaaacggactaaaaagaaaaataggtcattcttttttagacGGGgagtaaaaaatagaaaaataacataaacatataccttaacttaccatatttacacaaatctctaGTCttaaaaagtaattacaaaaatttcaactaattatgtatcttcgttggatgcatcgggagttaattatgtatcttgacggACTCAAAATCGCAAAAATGTATTAGgcgctaattatgtatctttacaaaaaaaaaaaaagtatcttcgttggatgtattatctATCCCGATagcccaaaattaaaaaaaaatatatcgaaagctaattatgtatctttacaaggaaaaaaatgtatcttcattgaatatatcgggagctaattatgtatatcGACAGaaccaaaatcgaaaaaaatatatcgggagctaattatgtatctttacaaagaaaaaatgtatctttgttggatgtatcgtgagctaattatgtatctcgacatacCCAAAATCGTAAAAATGTAtgaggagctaattatgtatctttacaaatgaaaaaaatgtattttcgtTGGATgcattatgtatctcaacagacctAAAATCGAAAAAATACATCGGGAGCTAATAatgtatctttacaaggaaaaaaattatttttgttggttgtatcgtgagctaattatgtatctcgacagacccaaattttttttaaaaaaatgtatcatgggtcaattatgtatctttacaaaggaaaaaatgtatcttcattgtattatgtatctcgacagacccaaaataaaaaaaaagtatcaggagctaattatgtgtctttacaaaggaaaatatatatcttcattggatatatggggagctaattatgtatctcgacagacacAAAATCAGGAAAAAGAATGTGTCGGGAGCTATTTATGTATCTTTGTAAAGGAAAAATATATCTTCGtcggatgtattatgtatctcgatagacccaaaatggataaaaaaatatatatcgagaactaattatgtatctttataaagaaaattaaaaagtgtATGTTCATTGGATACATCGTAAGCTAATTATgcatctcgacagacccaaaattgggattttcagtaattatacaaaatatcaGGATTTTTTATAATCAAGCTCGAAACTAtcggaatttatgttgtttgtccatatatatttaatgtcattctttattaataataataaaaaaattgctTTATAAATTACTTTCCATATATAGAAATTAGTTTCTAACTATTTTGCATGTCATGCATATGGTGTGTTTTACGTACATATCAAACACAACATATTTCTCTTCTTCATTCATCTTCATCAAATCAAACTGGAAGATATCATCTCATATTCCtttcaccaccaccaccattcccaTGGTCTTCTCGAGGCGGCGCCACCACCTTTTTAGCCGTCGGAGGTGGCTAATCCCCGCCATCACCGTCGCCTCCATCTTTCTTCTCCTCTTCGTTTTCCTCTCCATTCTTGTCCCTTCTCCTAATGCCAATCGTCGCGATTCATTGGTACAATATTGTTATATTACTTGTAATTGATTCGACATGTATGTTGATGTAGACGTCAGGATTTAAAGTTTGTGGATTCTGATTGTTATAATAACTGGATTCATGatcaaatatttattgattatatataatCCTAGATCCGCCCCTGATTAATGCACGTCCATTTTCAAGGTAGGGGCGGAGCTAGGAAAAAAATACACTGTATATACAaggtcttttttttaatttttttcttaattttttttatgtgtatgtatatatagtagatattgattacttctttatattttgaatctcgtaagtgaaaattttggttcTGTTCTTGTTTTGAGGTATAATTGGTATCATTGTTTGTGTGTTTTAGAGGATCAatttgattataattttgtatttgtatagttTGAGGTATAATTCGGGTGTGTCTCAGccttttcgtgtatagttcaaggtggtaatAGAGCATTTTCCCtactttttatgtatattttgaaTCTCCGTATTGAAAATTCTTGTTCCGCTAATGTTTCAAGGTACAATTGGTATGTCTCTTTGTGTGTTTTAGAGTATTGATTTGATTGTAATTTTGTATTTGTAGGGAGAAAATGATGCTGATAATgcaattgaagattttgagttACCTATTGAGGTTAATctctgccttttttttttttctctgtgaagttttcattttctttttgataaccgtggtgtccaggTCAGCTTGCATGCACCTCGACCACCTACTAAATTTGGTAGCTTTGTAAATTCTGTATGACTTGTTCTTGGCTTGATCAAGGATAAAGAAGGAGTAAATAAGCGGGATATATGGAGTTCGAGAAATTCCAACCTCTTTTATGGATGTAGTAATGCTAGTAAGAAATTTCAAAGTGAGTAAAATCTTCAGTCCTTTTTCAATTACTGGAATTTAGAAATGTCATTTTATTGTGACGTTCTTGATTTGAGTTGTTGTAAAATTTGCAGAAGCTGAGAATATAACTCAGCCTAACCGTTACTTGTTGATTGTAACAACTGGAGGTCTTAACCAGCAAAGAACCGGTGTAAGTAAATGTGCTTTGCACTGGCTTTCAATGAAGAAATCTGGTTGCTGCTGTATTTAGTAATTTGTTAGCTTAACCATTTAAAATGATGTACGTACTTGCTTGTGTTTTTCGAgaacatgaccttagataggaaggtgtggcgGATGCGAagtagggtagaaggttagtaggtagcaGTGCGTGCATGCTAGTAGGTGGGAGTGTTGCATGTCCTTACTAGTAGTCGTAGTGCTACGCTTGTAGATTCTTTGTTCTTGGATTTTTGTTGTTATATCTGTTGTTTTGGGTAGATCGATAGTAGTAGTATTTTGTGGTAGTATTTGTTCTGTACTTTTGTTACTATCTTTTGTTGTGTTACTCCGTTTTGTCTCTGCTACCGCTAGTTATGTCTCCTCTAGACTGTTttttttgtcttgagccgaggcCTATTGGATGCCTTGGTAATGTGTAACATTTGTCGTAACATTCCTGCCTTTAACTGTTACATAGTTTAGCTTCTGATGACATCTAACAACGATGATTACATGTAATCCAGAATGGTTCAGTATTTAGCAATGTAATGTTTCTCATCTCGATGCCAGATAACCGATGCTGTTGTTGCTGCTCGCATTTTAAATGCTACTCTTGTTGTTCCAAAGCTGGACAAGAGTTCTTTCTGGAAAGACTCTAGGTGAGTAGCTgaaaaatgatcatattttggtTACACTCTAGCATCTGTTAGCTTACTGTTTATATATACACGCTTTAGCGTTGGTGATTCTACGAGTAACTGCAAAGTGAACGAATTATACCTTTTCCATGCAGCGTCTTCTCTGATATTTTTGATGTTGATTGGTTTATAAAATATCTTGCCAAGGATGTTTCAGTTATAAAGGAACTTCCACTCAAAAAAGGGCAGGTCTGGGTACCTTCTAGAATGCAAGTTCCTAGAAAGTGCAGCGAACGTTGCTACATAAATCGTGTATTGCCTGCACTCGACAAGAAACACGTGAGTATATCAGGTCCCTTAAACTTCTTCAACCCATTGTATGCGCGAGGACATTTTTAAAAAGCATAGTGCTATTGCTTGACATGGTAGTGAATTGCATCACTTCTACACAATTATCATTGATTCAGTAGCCCGGTGCACTATGCGTGGAGTCTGGAGAAGGGCAGGACCATAAgggtcttaccttgcatttctgcaagaggctgtttctaCGTGATTCATGATTCATGTGACAGTAAAATATGTGGAAAAGTTTGATGGAATATGATTTAACTTGGGTGTGAGTATAAACATGTCGCATGTAAGTACCTACGAGTAACAGTGTCATAACATGACATGTTCGAGTGCGAGTTCCTGCTAGATATGGGAACCTTTTAGGTTGATGCATTCATTAGGAAAGCTTTTCGtcgaaaaaaaaaacttttttgcaGATTGGTTTCGTGGATATGGATATCTTTATGCTGTATATGATATGTTTGAATGTTGACATTTATAGACCTGTATAGTGTCTGCTTCTCGTAACAGGCTGTACAGATCACCAAGTTTGACTATCGACTTGCAAATAGGCTGCCTACAGATTTGCAAAAGCTTAGATGCAGAGTTAATTATCATGCATTGGAGTTTGCTGACCCTATACGTAGACTGGGTGAGAAATTGGTCCAGCGAATTAGGACGAGGAGCAAGCATTTTATCGCTCTTCACCTAAGGTTAGTCTTCTATTTGTTATGATCACATACATTTAGTATTTGGTCCTCTACTGTTTAATTTGTCTATCTTCAGGAAGTTTAATAGTTTACGCAGACAGGATTATAGTACTATATAGATTCTGGGGGTTAAATTTAGACCGACTGATACCAAACTACAAGGACaacacgaaacacacttcaaaatctgtccacaagatcaaagatccgaggacccttttgaagaccacactcggattcaacaaacaacaacaatacaagaacacaatgtattgatatgtttatcacctaaaaacagctaacaacaaactatgttaacaacaactagatgaagaacaacaacaatggaacaagaacaacaagtcacggatttgaattacaagaacacaaacaaacgattacaacataaacaaaatggatagatagttagaccttggtttgtataatcttaagaatccaagaatatggtaatcttggacccttaacattacacacaacggttaacctaactcctacgttgacacaagaggaactttacctcctctaaacaccaacgtctcaagccaacattgcaacacaagtgataaccacacttgttgccctcatttcggtgtgatggctattccaagccctacaactaaaggtgtttcatgtttcaagtcttacatcaatgaacaactaatgagaaaaagacctaaaatgtgctatttatattctattacaagacaaggcaaaatgacaacaatgcccttaaagggtggggtggccatggagtgcatttggacccaatgaagtgaccaaaatacccttaatgaagatgaccaaatcatgacccattaagtgttgtccaaagCCGTGAAtcctcaagtcttcgatgctccaagcaatcttccacacatggccttgcttgtgctcaaaacgggtcttccTTACATATTCTTGTGcactcggggtgaccaagtcttgagcctttaaatgatAACCTCCattcatgtcttcaaaaattaaggtggccatttgacttgtatcaccgACTTAACTGGAACAGTTTATCGAACAAAAGAATTGTGGCTAGAATGTCGATAACAAACACCATATCGTTTTTGATTATGACGAATTATTCTTGTTCCTTGCTTTATACTCGTATATTGCTTAGATGTTAACTTTTGATGCTGGGAGGATTTTTCTTCCTGGAGTTTAATGGATTTTTTCAGTAAAATTCAAAGAAGAGATTGTGTGCTGATGGTGCATATGGTTCCGTTAACAGGTTTGAACCCGATATGCTTG
Proteins encoded:
- the LOC107849710 gene encoding O-fucosyltransferase 16, with the translated sequence MVCFTYISNTTYFSSSFIFIKSNWKISSHIPFTTTTIPMVFSRRRHHLFSRRRWLIPAITVASIFLLLFVFLSILVPSPNANRRDSLGENDADNAIEDFELPIEDKEGVNKRDIWSSRNSNLFYGCSNASKKFQKAENITQPNRYLLIVTTGGLNQQRTGITDAVVAARILNATLVVPKLDKSSFWKDSSVFSDIFDVDWFIKYLAKDVSVIKELPLKKGQVWVPSRMQVPRKCSERCYINRVLPALDKKHAVQITKFDYRLANRLPTDLQKLRCRVNYHALEFADPIRRLGEKLVQRIRTRSKHFIALHLRFEPDMLAFSGCYYGGGDKEREELGRIRKKWKTLRASNPDKARRNGRCPLTPEEVGLMLRSLGYDKSVHIYVASGNIYRGNQTLAPLMALFPNFYTKDTLASKDELAPFSAFSSRLAALDFIVCDESDVFVANNHGNMVKILAGRRRYFGHKPTIRPNARKLFRLFLNRNYMTEKEFVDRVNKCQAGFLGEPKEIGPTWGVFHENPSPCICEKGNSSTREKIPHSMTRLTNTHYDAETPEDPEVDVLLSD